GACCTGCCAGCGGATCTGCCCGACGATCCCATCATTGAGGAAAAAAACTTTTCGGACTTCCCCATCCTCAATGTGGTCATTTCCGGTCCCTTCTCCCTGAAACGCCTCAAGGTCTTTGCCGAGGACTTCGAAGACCGCATGGAAGGCGTGGAAGGGGTGTTGGACGTGGAACTGGTGGGCGGCCTGGAACGGGAAATCCATGTGGAAGTGGACCTGGACCGCGTGGCCTTTTACAACATGCCTTTTCAGGAGCTGCTCAACGCGGTGCAGGACGCCAACGTGAACATGCCCGGCGGCTCCATGGACATCGGTCGCCAAAAGTACCTGGTACGCGTTCCCGAGGAATATGAAAATCCAAACGAAATCAACAGTATCGTAGCCTTTGTGCGTGACGGCAAGCCCGTATATCTGCGGGACATCGCCACCATCCGCGACCACTACAAAGATCCGTCCACCATCAGCCGTATCAACGGCCAGCAGTCCGTCACGCTCCAGGTCAAAAAACGCACCGGCGCCAACATCGTGGAGGTCATCGACGCGGTCAAGGTGGTGCTGGACGAGATACGCCCCCAATTTCCCCCGGATTTGCGCGTGGACCTCACGGGCGACAAATCCACGGACATCCGGAACATGGTCCGCGACCTGGAAAACAACATCCTGACCGGCCTGATACTGGTGCTGGCCGTTGTTCTGGTCTTCATCGGCGGCCGCTCGGCCCTGTTCGTTTCCGTGGCCATTCCCCTGTCCATGCTCATCACCTTTATCCTGCTTCAGGCCTTTGGCATCACCCTGAACATGGTGGTGCTCTTTTCCCTGACCCTGGCCCTGGGCATGCTCGTGGACAACGGCATCGTGATCGTGGAAAACATCTACCGGCACATGCAGCAGGGCAAGTCCCGCGAGGAAGCCGCGGCCATTGGAACGGACCAGGTGGCCTGGCCCGTGATCACCTCCACCCTGACCACGGTGGGCGCGTTCTTTCCCATGATCTTCTGGCCCGGCATCATGGGCGAATTCATGTCCTTTCTGCCCAAGACCGTAATCATCTCCCTGTTTGCCTCCCTGCTCGTGGCCCTGGTGGTGAACCCGGTCTTTTCCGCCCTGTGGCAAACCGCCAAAACCAAAGAGCAGGAAGCACGCCCCGGGCTTGTGGACCGGGTGGTGAACCGGATCCGCGACCGATACAGCAAGGTACTGGCCTGGGCGCTGGATAATCGCTTCAAGGTCATGGCCGCCAGTCTGCTCTTGTTCGTCGGGTCCATCATGGCCTTCGGCATGTTCGGGCGCGGCGTGGAATTTTTTCCGGAAACCGACCCCAAAGTGGTCTATGTAAACATCAAATCCCCCATCGGCACCAACCTGGACGCCTCGGACGAATTGACCCGCAAGGTGGAGCAAGTGGCCCTCGAATATCCGAACATCCGCTTCGTCATCGCCAACGTAGGCACTGAAGCGGGCGGCGGGCTGAGTTCTTCGGGCGGGGGCAACTCGCACCTCTCGTCCGTTGCTCTGGACTTCAAGGATTTCCACGACCGTTCACGGCCATCGCCCGAGGTGGCTGATGAAATCCGCGACCGCCTCACCGCCATGATCAAAGGCGCGGAGATCCGCGTGGAACAGGAACAGGAAGGCCCGCCCACCGGCAAACCCATCAACCTGGAAATTTCGGGCGACGACATGGACGAACTGGGCCGCATCGCCGAGGAGGTTCGCAAACGCATCCGGGATCTGCCCGGTCTGATCGACCTCAAGGACGACTTCGTATCCAGCAAGCCGGAAATCCGTGTGGACGTGGACAAGGAAAAGGCGGCTCTCTTGGGTATAAGCGCCTACAATCTGGCCTACACGGTCAAGGCCGCGGTCAACGGCGCCAAAGTAGGCACCTACCGGGAAGGGAAGGACGAGTACGACATCGTGGCCAAGCTGCCCGAAAAGGACCGCACCAGTGTGGAGGGCGTCAAACGCATCACGGTTTCCGGGCCTGAGGGACGCCCCATCCCGCTCACCTCTCTGGCCACGGTGCGCATTTCCTCAGGTCTCGGCACCATCAACCGCATCGACCAGAAGCGCGTGGTCACCGTGTCCGCGGATATCGCCACCGGCTATCTGGCCAACGACCTGCTCAAAGAAATCAAGGAAATTCTGGCAGACTACCCCCTGCCCCGAGGCTACGAGTTCACCTTCACGGGCGAGCAGGAGGAACAGGCCAAGGCCCAGGCCTTCCTGGGCAAGGCGTTTGTCGCCTGCCTGTTCATCATCTTCCTGGTACTGGTCAGCCAGTTCAACTCCGTGCTCACGCCCTTCATCATCCTTACGTCCGTGATGCTCTCCCTGATCGGCGTATTCCTGGGGCTGCTGGCCTGCAACATGCCCTTTGGCGTGATCATGACGGGCGTTGGCGTCATCAGTCTGGCGGGCGTGGTGGTGAACAACGCCATCGTGCTCATCGACTACTTCGAACAACTCATGGCCCGCGGCATGGGCGTGCGTGAGGCGCTGCTCCACGCGGGCAAAACCCGCTTCCGGCCCGTGATCCTCACGGCCATCACCACGGTGCTCGGCCTGCTGCCCATGGCCACGGGCGTGAGTTTCGACTTCTTCTCCATGGAAGCGGTGGTGGGCGGCGAGTCCTCCCAATGGTGGGGATCCATGGCCGTGGCCGTGATCTTTGGATTGGGCGTGGCCACGGTGCTGACCCTGGTGGTGGTTCCGGTGCTCTGCTCACTCAAGGTCTCCCTGAGCGACTGGCTAGCCGGACGCCGCAGCAAAAAGCACTCCGCCGAAAGCTGACGCACACCGCACCAATACGCAACACAGAGCGGCGCAGCGGGATCCCCTCCCACTGCGCCGCTTTCCGTCTGCGTATAGCACCAACGGCTCAAACCACCAGTAAATCTTCCCAAAGGGCCACACCGCCCTGCTTGTGCCGCTTGGCCCGGTACATGGCCTGGTCCGCTTTTTTGAGCAACGCGTCCACGGTGGTGCCGTGTTCCGGGCAGACGCTGATGCCGATGCTGACCACCAGCTCCCGGCAAATGGTGCCGCAGGCCGCAAACGGCCGCCCCAGAGACTTCCGGATGCGCTGTCCCACGGATACCGCCTCATCCGCGTCCTCAATATCCTGCAACACCACCACAAACTCATCGTCGCCCATGCGTGCGGCCGTGTCCATTTCCCGCAGGCTGGACTGAATCCGCTGCCCAGCCTCACGCAGAACCTGATCCCCGACATCCAGGCCGAGCGATTCGTTCACGGATCGAAACGTATTGATGTCCAGACACAACAATCCTGCACGGTTGCCGTACCGCGCCACACGCGCCAGGGCATGATCGATGCGGTCCATACACAGTGTCCGGTTGGGCAGCCCGGTAAGGGGGTCATATAAAGCGTGGTATTGGATAGAATCCTCCTGTTCTCGACGCGAGCCGCTCCGCTCCCGGCCATTC
The DNA window shown above is from Paucidesulfovibrio gracilis DSM 16080 and carries:
- a CDS encoding efflux RND transporter permease subunit produces the protein MIINKAALARRPAVMVLVVFMIVAGLTSYLSLPRESSPDITIPYVFVTTAYEGVAPEDMETLVTMPLERKLKGLSDVEEITSVSDDGISAIAIEFTPDVDIDDALQKVRDKVDQAKPDLPADLPDDPIIEEKNFSDFPILNVVISGPFSLKRLKVFAEDFEDRMEGVEGVLDVELVGGLEREIHVEVDLDRVAFYNMPFQELLNAVQDANVNMPGGSMDIGRQKYLVRVPEEYENPNEINSIVAFVRDGKPVYLRDIATIRDHYKDPSTISRINGQQSVTLQVKKRTGANIVEVIDAVKVVLDEIRPQFPPDLRVDLTGDKSTDIRNMVRDLENNILTGLILVLAVVLVFIGGRSALFVSVAIPLSMLITFILLQAFGITLNMVVLFSLTLALGMLVDNGIVIVENIYRHMQQGKSREEAAAIGTDQVAWPVITSTLTTVGAFFPMIFWPGIMGEFMSFLPKTVIISLFASLLVALVVNPVFSALWQTAKTKEQEARPGLVDRVVNRIRDRYSKVLAWALDNRFKVMAASLLLFVGSIMAFGMFGRGVEFFPETDPKVVYVNIKSPIGTNLDASDELTRKVEQVALEYPNIRFVIANVGTEAGGGLSSSGGGNSHLSSVALDFKDFHDRSRPSPEVADEIRDRLTAMIKGAEIRVEQEQEGPPTGKPINLEISGDDMDELGRIAEEVRKRIRDLPGLIDLKDDFVSSKPEIRVDVDKEKAALLGISAYNLAYTVKAAVNGAKVGTYREGKDEYDIVAKLPEKDRTSVEGVKRITVSGPEGRPIPLTSLATVRISSGLGTINRIDQKRVVTVSADIATGYLANDLLKEIKEILADYPLPRGYEFTFTGEQEEQAKAQAFLGKAFVACLFIIFLVLVSQFNSVLTPFIILTSVMLSLIGVFLGLLACNMPFGVIMTGVGVISLAGVVVNNAIVLIDYFEQLMARGMGVREALLHAGKTRFRPVILTAITTVLGLLPMATGVSFDFFSMEAVVGGESSQWWGSMAVAVIFGLGVATVLTLVVVPVLCSLKVSLSDWLAGRRSKKHSAES
- a CDS encoding GGDEF domain-containing protein, yielding MPKKDGGTTPWTGDGRHGPGTAYALHHNARGRNGRERSGSRREQEDSIQYHALYDPLTGLPNRTLCMDRIDHALARVARYGNRAGLLCLDINTFRSVNESLGLDVGDQVLREAGQRIQSSLREMDTAARMGDDEFVVVLQDIEDADEAVSVGQRIRKSLGRPFAACGTICRELVVSIGISVCPEHGTTVDALLKKADQAMYRAKRHKQGGVALWEDLLVV